A single Phragmites australis chromosome 4, lpPhrAust1.1, whole genome shotgun sequence DNA region contains:
- the LOC133914641 gene encoding uncharacterized protein LOC133914641 translates to MALCANPERTTIQARLPEPPTGTAEVEGAPAPALAPEPSRPAEPRQADVVMEAGTAEAAAVPRPVDAAAEAGTVEAAAASGPVDVAAEAGTQPSPEPPALVEPTPSVPSLGRMMALQPSGSPNPPEEARGEPSAQPAPGWPADPFLVAIECVQVEVERLGAAVDMKEEQLEAECARLDSERAQLAAAWRTFESRLAAQRAAN, encoded by the exons atggcgctctgcgccaaccccgagcgcACAACGATCCAGGCaaggctgccgga GCCGCCCACGGGCACCGCCGAGGTTGAAGGagcaccggcgccggcgctaGCACCCGAGCCAAGCCGGCCGGCGGAGCCGAGGCAGGCAGACGTGGTGATGGAGGCGGGGAcagcggaagcggcggccgtgCCAAGGCCAGtagacgcggcggccgaggcaggTACGGTGGAAGCAGCGGCCGCGTCAGGGCCAGTGGATgtggcggccgaggcggggacgcaACCGTCGCCCGAGCCCCCGGCGCTGGTCGAACCTACCCCGAGCGTGCCGAGCctggggcggatgatggcgttGCAACCTTCGGGGTCCCCTAACCCCCCGGAGGAGGCTCGCGGGGAACCTAGCGCCCAACCGGCGCCCGGCtggcctgccgaccccttcctggtcGCGATCGAGTGTGTCCAGGTGGaggtcgagcggctgggcgcggcggtggacatGAAGGAGGAGCAGCTTGAAGCGGAGTGCGCCAGGCTAGActcggagagggcgcagcttgcggccGCCTGGCGCACCTTCGAATCCCGCCTCGCCGCGCAGCGCGCCGCCAACTAG